The sequence below is a genomic window from Methylophilus sp. DW102.
CAAATCTGACCGTGCGCGCCAGATGCGTTATTTTCATGACTTTTATGGCATCTTTAAGCTGGATGAGCAGTGGAGCCTGATTACCGCGTTTGATATTGGCGCCGAAGAAAAACCGCCAGGAGAGGGCGACGGCTACAATGTGTGGCTGGCGCCGGCCGTACTGGCCAAGTATCAGTATTCCAGCCAGTTCAGTGTTACCGGGCGCGTGGAATACTATCAGGACAGACAGGGGGTGATTATCAACACCGGCACTCCCAACGGTTTTAAAACCATGGGTTACTCGGTGAATGCCGATTATAAAGTGTGCCCGCGTGTCACTGTGCGTGCCGAGCTGCGTCAGTTGCAAAGCAGGGATGATATTTTTAATGAGTCGGGCCGTCGTCAGACTGATCAGAGTTTGATTGCAGCGACGGCGATTGCTATTCAGTTTTAATCAAGCCCATACTGAGGGCCAGGCAAGAGCGATGCGATGCAAACAAGGGTTTGCTTGTATGGCTCTACCCCAAAAATGTCAGTGTGTATGAGTTCATCTAAGGAAGCAGTTATGAATGCAGCGACACAAAATAACAGTGCAGACAGTGCAAGCGCAAAACAGACAGCGGGCGAATACCTGACTTTTATTCTCGGCAACGAGCAATACGGGATTGATATCCTCAAAGTACAGGAGATCCGCGGCTATGATCCGGTGACCCATATTGCCAATATGCCTGCCTTTATCAAAGGCGTGGTCAACCTGCGCGGCAAAATTGTGCCTATCGTGGATTTGCGTATCAAGTTTGATCTGGGCGAGGTGGTCTATAACGAATTCACGGTCGTCATTATTCTGAACCTCAGTGGTCGCGTCGTCGGCATCGTTGTCGATGGCGTATCGGATGTGCGGGAGTTGTACGAAGAGAATCTGCGTGAAATGCCGACACTGGTGACACGGATTAACACCAACTATGTGATTGGTCTGGCAACAGTTGAGAGTGAAATGATTATTCTGGTGGACATCGAGCGGTTGATGGCCAGTGATGAAATGGAATTGATGGACAAGCCCGCCGAATAAATGTGCCGATGCCAAACAAAAAATAAACCTGCGTAAGCACAAGCCTCTCTCAAAGTATGTTGATTTTTTGAAGGCTGATTGAAA
It includes:
- a CDS encoding chemotaxis protein CheW, with translation MNAATQNNSADSASAKQTAGEYLTFILGNEQYGIDILKVQEIRGYDPVTHIANMPAFIKGVVNLRGKIVPIVDLRIKFDLGEVVYNEFTVVIILNLSGRVVGIVVDGVSDVRELYEENLREMPTLVTRINTNYVIGLATVESEMIILVDIERLMASDEMELMDKPAE